Part of the Haloarcula laminariae genome is shown below.
AGCGCCTCGGCGACCTCGTTCTGCGAGCAGCGGCCGTAGGTGACGCCGACGGTCCACTCGCCGACCTCGCGCAGTTCGGCCCGCTCGACGGCCTTCTCGATGAGCGCTTCCTTCTCGACGCGCTTCTCCGCGAGGAACTCGTGGACCTCCGGCGAGAGGTCGGGACCGTGTTCGGCGACGGCCTCGATGTACTCCTCGGGCTCGGCCCAGTAGGAGAAGTCGGCGAGGTCGTCGCTGCGCTCGTCGTCGCGAATCCAGAGGTCGTGGTCCCGCGTCACCGCCGCGAGTTCGGTCCACTGGTCGCCGAAGTCGGCCTCTAGCTGTTCGAGGGCCACGTCGGCGGTACAGACCTCGTCGCTGTCGCCCACGGTGCGGTCGACGCCGGACTCGTCGACGACCGCGCCCAGTTCGTCGTCCCACTGGTGGTGGTCGAACCACGCGACGCGTTCGACCCGGGCGACGAGGTCGTCGAGGGCCCCCAGGTCGTCCTCGCTGTCGGGACAGAGGTCACAGACGTAGACGGTCGCCTCGGGCTCGGCGTACTCGGCGGCCCAGGCCAGCGCCTCCTGGAGGTTGTGCGGGCCGGCGGGCAACAGCGCGCCCTCGCCGTGGGCCGCACGGACCAGGGCGGTACAGGCCAGTCCGTCGGCGTCCGGGTCGGCGATGACTACGACGCCGGCGCCGTCGAGCGTCTCCGCCGCCTCGGCCTCCCGTTTCTCTTCCTCGAAGGAATCCGGATAGAAAAACCCCTCACCGGGGAGCACTGATTTACGGCCGATAGAGAGGCGGTCGTCGTCGATGAGCCAGTCGTCCATGTCCACACCTGCCAGTCAGCGGCAATGAACCCGACGGTTCGGGGGAGCGGACCCGCGGCTCAGACGGCCTCGCGCTCGGGGTTGGCCTCCCCCTCGAGCTGGCGGACCGACAGCACGGGCATGGCGGCGTTGCGGACGACCTGCTCGGCGACGCTGCCGAGCAGGAAGCCGTGGTCGCCGTGGCGACCGCGGGTCCCGGTCGCGATGAGGTCGGCCTCGACCTCGTCCGCGTAGCGTCTTATCTCCGTGGCCGGGTCGCCGTCCCGGACCACGGTGACGACGTCGGCGTCGGTCTCGCCGCCGTTCGTGGCCGCCTCACGGACGAACGAGAGCGCGCGGCCGCCGGTCGTCGCCAGGGCCCGTTCCAGCACGTCCTGGACGTCCTCGGGGGTGGACTCGACCTCCCCCTCGTCGACGACATACAGCGCGTGGACGGTCGCGTCGAACTTCCCGGCGAGGTCGAGCGCGGCCTCGACGGCCCGCTGTGCGCTGCCGGACCCGTCCGTCGCGATGACCACCGTTTCGAACATACGTCCCGTTGCTCGGCCGACAGTGAAAAATCCCGCCCATCGGACGGGGACGCCTGCGAGCGATGGGATGGCTTTTTGACCGGTCCGTTCACAGACAGTGATGATGGACATCGACCTCGTGCTCGTCCCG
Proteins encoded:
- a CDS encoding DHH family phosphoesterase, encoding MDDWLIDDDRLSIGRKSVLPGEGFFYPDSFEEEKREAEAAETLDGAGVVVIADPDADGLACTALVRAAHGEGALLPAGPHNLQEALAWAAEYAEPEATVYVCDLCPDSEDDLGALDDLVARVERVAWFDHHQWDDELGAVVDESGVDRTVGDSDEVCTADVALEQLEADFGDQWTELAAVTRDHDLWIRDDERSDDLADFSYWAEPEEYIEAVAEHGPDLSPEVHEFLAEKRVEKEALIEKAVERAELREVGEWTVGVTYGRCSQNEVAEALREQGADAAVIVKPAGSASIRGTENFERAHEVAAQVNGGGHPKAAGCKPDIYDDMMDYAHHWTTQGAVAKQAIVDAFRRLPEEPAE
- a CDS encoding universal stress protein produces the protein MFETVVIATDGSGSAQRAVEAALDLAGKFDATVHALYVVDEGEVESTPEDVQDVLERALATTGGRALSFVREAATNGGETDADVVTVVRDGDPATEIRRYADEVEADLIATGTRGRHGDHGFLLGSVAEQVVRNAAMPVLSVRQLEGEANPEREAV